From Cellulosimicrobium cellulans, the proteins below share one genomic window:
- a CDS encoding winged helix DNA-binding domain-containing protein encodes MADGRFGPRLSHDDLSRALLARQHLDAPREASVLDEVRHLVGLQSQVPSSPYPALWSRLAAFAPDDLGSLLTDREVVRVGALRGTVHLVAADDAIGLAALVRPTLATYLRAKNQHGTALADVDLDDLEEVARDLLEEPLTSVELGRRLAVRWPDVDPKHLAYGARCLLPLVQVPPRGLWGANGPGTTTTWTMAQAWLGRSDPVLDAVAHDTDPAAVLTARVGLVRRYLAAFGPASVADAQRWAGLTRLKAAFDLLRPELVTFTGPHDKELLDLPDAPRPPGDAPVPVVLAGDFDNLVLSHDDRTRVLGDVPVKSVVSVNGQVAATVLVDGRVAGAWTARPTATAARSAPTRATTGATSPEEPAGDVVHVEVRPLRGPAGDVTGRGTAGGGAGAADVRRSPADRLREPGVRDAVVARAEDWVRCAWPGARARVVVHD; translated from the coding sequence ATGGCGGACGGGCGGTTCGGGCCGCGGCTGAGCCACGACGACCTCAGCCGCGCGCTGCTCGCGCGCCAGCACCTCGACGCCCCGCGCGAGGCGTCGGTGCTGGACGAGGTGCGGCACCTCGTCGGTCTCCAGTCACAGGTGCCGTCGTCGCCGTACCCGGCGCTGTGGTCACGGCTCGCGGCGTTCGCGCCCGACGACCTGGGCTCGCTCCTCACCGACCGCGAGGTCGTGCGCGTCGGCGCGCTGCGCGGCACGGTGCACCTGGTCGCCGCGGACGACGCGATCGGGCTCGCAGCGCTGGTGCGCCCGACGCTCGCCACGTACCTGCGGGCGAAGAACCAGCACGGCACAGCCCTCGCGGACGTCGACCTCGACGACCTCGAGGAGGTCGCACGCGACCTGCTCGAGGAGCCGCTGACCTCGGTCGAGCTCGGCAGGCGGCTCGCGGTGCGGTGGCCCGACGTCGACCCCAAGCACCTCGCGTACGGGGCGCGCTGCCTGCTGCCGCTGGTCCAGGTGCCGCCGCGCGGGCTCTGGGGCGCGAACGGGCCGGGCACCACGACCACCTGGACGATGGCGCAGGCGTGGCTGGGCCGCTCCGACCCGGTCCTCGACGCGGTCGCGCACGACACGGACCCCGCCGCCGTCCTCACGGCGCGCGTCGGGCTCGTGCGGCGCTACCTGGCGGCGTTCGGCCCGGCCTCCGTGGCCGACGCGCAGCGCTGGGCGGGGCTGACCCGGCTCAAGGCCGCGTTCGACCTGCTGCGTCCCGAGCTCGTGACGTTCACCGGACCGCACGACAAGGAGCTCCTCGACCTCCCCGACGCGCCCCGCCCGCCGGGCGACGCCCCCGTGCCGGTGGTCCTCGCGGGCGACTTCGACAACCTCGTCCTCTCCCACGACGACCGGACGCGGGTCCTCGGCGACGTCCCGGTCAAGAGCGTCGTGAGCGTCAACGGCCAGGTCGCGGCGACGGTGCTGGTCGACGGCCGCGTCGCCGGGGCGTGGACGGCGCGCCCGACAGCCACGGCCGCGCGGTCCGCCCCCACCCGGGCGACGACCGGGGCGACGTCGCCCGAGGAGCCGGCGGGTGACGTCGTGCACGTCGAGGTGCGCCCGCTGCGCGGCCCCGCGGGTGACGTGACCGGACGCGGTACGGCCGGCGGCGGAGCGGGCGCCGCCGACGTCCGCCGCTCCCCCGCGGACCGGCTCCGCGAGCCGGGCGTGCGCGACGCGGTCGTCGCGCGAGCCGAGGACTGGGTCCGGTGCGCGTGGCCGGGCGCGCGGGCGCGCGTCGTCGTGCACGACTGA